The region CGCCGCGGAGGTCAAGAGCCGGCAGGTGCCTCAGCTCAGCGCGGACGCGACGCTGGTGACGGTGCAGGCCGGCGGGAACGACGTGGGCTTCGTCAACGTTCTGCAGAACTGCATCCTCACCCTGGACGACAAGGACTGCGTCGCCGGGGTGGATGCCGCGAAGGCGGCGGCGACCGGTGTCCTGCCGGGCACGCTGGCCGACACCTACGCGGCCATCAAGGGGGCAGCCCCGGGCGCCAGGGTGGTCGTGGTGGGGTATCCCCGGCTGTACAAGATCGGCGGAAGCTGCGGCATCCTCGGGCTGAGCGACACGGAGCGCAGCGCGCTGAACTCGGCGGCCGACGTCCTCGACACCGTCCTCGCCCAGCAGGCCGCGAACGCGGGCTTCACCTTCCTCGACCCGCGGCCGGCCTTCGACCCGCACACCATCTGCTCGGGGAACACCACCTGGGTGACGAGCCTTGAGTGGGACAAGCTGAACGAGTCGTACCACCCGAACCAGGCCGGGCACCGCGACGGCTACCTGCCCGCCCTGAACGACATCACGGGCTGACGGTAGGGATCGACGGGCCCGTCAGGGCACGGACGGACCGGGAGACGGTGGCTGGATCCGACGGATCCGGCCACCGTTCGCATACGGCCCCGGGGCGCCTCGTCCGTTCCGGGCCCCGGGGCGCCTCGTCCGTTCCGGGCCCCGGGCCGGCTCGTCTCTTCCGGGCCCCGGGCCACCCTCACTTCCGGGCCCCGGCCACCGTCACTTCCCGGGCCCGGAGCGCTCGTTCACAGCGTCAGTTGCGCGTCCGGGCCCGGCGGCCGGTCGTCCACGGCGGGTACGAGCATCTGGGAGGCGGCGAGTTCGCGGTAGAGGGTGTCGGCGCCGACCAGGTCGTCGTGGGAGCCCGCGGCGCGAATCCCGCCGTCCTCCAGGACGATGATCTGCTCCGCGTCGGTGACCGTGGACAGGCGGTGGGCGATCAGGATGACGGTGCAGCGGCGCGCGGCCTGGTCCACCGCTTCCCGCAGGGCCTGTTCGTTGCTGGCGTCGAGCTGGGCGGTGGCCTCGTCGAGCAGCAGTACCTCGGGCCTGCGCAGCAGGGCACGCGCGATGGCGAGGCGCTGGCGCTCCCCGCCGGAGAGGGTGACGCCGCGGTTGCCGACCTCGGTGTCCAGGCCGTCGGGCAGCCTGGCGATCAGGGAGTCGAGCCGGGTCAGGCGCAGTACCTCGGCGATGTCCTCGTCGCCGGCGCCGGTCGCGGCGTAGCGGAGGTTGTCGCCGAGGGTGCCCGCCATCACCGGGGACTCCTGCTCGACGTAGGCGATGCGTTGGCGGACCTCGGCGCGGGACATGAGGGCGATGTCCTGGCCGCCGATCCGGATGGCGCCCGCCCGCGGTTCGTAGAAGCGCTGGAGCAGCGCGAACATCGTGGTCTTGCCGGCGCCGGAGAGGCCGACCAGTGCGGTACGGGTGGCGCCGGGCACGGTGAAGCTGATGCCGCGCAGGGCCGGCCCGCGCCCCGGGTAGGCGAAGTGGACGCCGTCGAACTCGACCGGTGGCGCCGGTGTCGACCGCGCGGTGTGCGGGGCCGCCCGCTCGGGCAGGTCCACGTCGTCCTCGGCCGGCAGGTGCTTGACCTGCTCGATGCGGACGATGGCGCCGAGGCCCTGCTGGAGCATGCCGAGGCCGCCGAGGAGCGAGGCGATCGGGCTGGCCAGGTAGAAGACGTAGAGCAGGAAGGCGATGAGCTGGGAGGCGTCGAGGTCCCCGGAGGCCACCAGGGCGCCGCCGACGCCGAGCACCGCCAGGAAGGCCGCCTGGATGGCGACGCCGGAGAGGACCTGGACCAGGGCGACATACTTGGCGCCGGTCAGACCCGCCTGGTACGCCTCCTGGACGGCGGCCTCGGCGCGGGCGGTCTCCCGGGTTTCGGCGCCGTTGGCCTTGACGGTGCGGGCGGCGCCGAGTGAGCGGTCCAGGGCTGCACCGATGGCGCCGACGGAGCTCTGGGCGCGGGCGACGGCCTCGCGGATGCGGGGCAGGATCAGTCCGAGGAGTGCTCCGGTGC is a window of Streptomyces violaceusniger Tu 4113 DNA encoding:
- a CDS encoding SGNH/GDSL hydrolase family protein, producing MRPIRARRPLTSLLTAMAAVCLAVTAAPAAQAVPTGAEAAGKYIALGDSYAVAPGTRTYDDPNDACRRGPLSYPRLWAAQHTSYSFVEASCSGATAAEVKSRQVPQLSADATLVTVQAGGNDVGFVNVLQNCILTLDDKDCVAGVDAAKAAATGVLPGTLADTYAAIKGAAPGARVVVVGYPRLYKIGGSCGILGLSDTERSALNSAADVLDTVLAQQAANAGFTFLDPRPAFDPHTICSGNTTWVTSLEWDKLNESYHPNQAGHRDGYLPALNDITG
- a CDS encoding ABC transporter ATP-binding protein; this encodes MTTAHPMPPPQAPSPASDEPPAPGIRPLRALLQQARPYRFVLLGSLLLALAASGCGLVQPLVARSVLDALADDTVVTGSLIVLSVLVVAGAVLTGLQSWWQQRTSEQVVRSIRRDLVFRLIRLKIPELDRRPPGDLVARVTSDSALVQNAATQGLVMITNGLLTVVGAIVLMGTVHLGLLGVTLAVLLGTGALLGLILPRIREAVARAQSSVGAIGAALDRSLGAARTVKANGAETRETARAEAAVQEAYQAGLTGAKYVALVQVLSGVAIQAAFLAVLGVGGALVASGDLDASQLIAFLLYVFYLASPIASLLGGLGMLQQGLGAIVRIEQVKHLPAEDDVDLPERAAPHTARSTPAPPVEFDGVHFAYPGRGPALRGISFTVPGATRTALVGLSGAGKTTMFALLQRFYEPRAGAIRIGGQDIALMSRAEVRQRIAYVEQESPVMAGTLGDNLRYAATGAGDEDIAEVLRLTRLDSLIARLPDGLDTEVGNRGVTLSGGERQRLAIARALLRRPEVLLLDEATAQLDASNEQALREAVDQAARRCTVILIAHRLSTVTDAEQIIVLEDGGIRAAGSHDDLVGADTLYRELAASQMLVPAVDDRPPGPDAQLTL